In Desulfomonile tiedjei DSM 6799, a genomic segment contains:
- a CDS encoding XRE family transcriptional regulator has protein sequence MARKFAELRAKMSDESRARAHALYQKMAAEMALHELRRARGISQEELAKALRIKQPNVAKMEKRADIYISTLRATIEAMGGTLDIVANFPEGKVKIKNFSSIGEEENREAKDKRGKRRSSAEICAAMAPTTNSTLPDR, from the coding sequence ATGGCTCGTAAGTTTGCCGAACTAAGAGCAAAGATGTCTGACGAATCAAGGGCTCGGGCTCATGCGCTCTATCAAAAGATGGCTGCCGAAATGGCACTCCATGAGTTGAGACGCGCTCGGGGGATTTCCCAGGAGGAGCTTGCGAAGGCCTTGCGCATCAAACAACCCAATGTAGCCAAGATGGAAAAACGTGCCGATATCTATATCTCAACGCTCCGAGCGACGATTGAAGCGATGGGAGGAACTCTCGACATTGTGGCTAATTTCCCTGAAGGCAAAGTGAAGATTAAGAATTTCTCGTCTATCGGCGAGGAGGAGAATCGAGAGGCAAAGGATAAGAGGGGGAAGAGACGATCTTCAGCAGAAATTTGTGCTGCAATGGCTCCGACAACCAATTCTACTCTCCCAGACAGATGA
- a CDS encoding type II toxin-antitoxin system RelE/ParE family toxin — MTWEVEFTDEFGEWWERLTDGEQESVDAGVQLLEEYGPRLRFPYSSGINGSRYGRMRELRIQYAGDPYRVLYIFDPRRVALLLIGGDKTGDDRWYEKFVLIADRLYAEHLETLEKEEREDGS; from the coding sequence GTGACATGGGAAGTTGAATTCACAGACGAATTCGGCGAATGGTGGGAAAGGCTCACTGACGGAGAGCAAGAATCAGTGGACGCTGGCGTGCAGCTTTTGGAGGAGTATGGTCCAAGGCTTCGGTTTCCTTACTCCAGCGGCATCAATGGGTCAAGATATGGCCGCATGCGAGAATTACGTATCCAATATGCTGGCGATCCCTACCGTGTGCTTTACATCTTTGACCCGCGTCGAGTCGCTCTTTTGCTGATCGGCGGAGACAAGACGGGTGACGATCGCTGGTACGAAAAGTTTGTGCTTATCGCTGACCGGCTTTATGCCGAACATCTGGAGACATTAGAGAAAGAGGAAAGGGAAGATGGCTCGTAA